One Candidatus Hydrogenedentota bacterium genomic region harbors:
- a CDS encoding MBL fold metallo-hydrolase yields MPTPPASVITIDCHYDHPERAAAFLILEGDRAAFVDNNTTLAVPHLLAALAENGYTPEQVDYAIVTHIHLDHAGGTAELVKHCPNATVLAHPRAARHLIDPSRIVAGATAVYGAETFAKRYGVIEPVDESRVRIMEDGERLAWGGRTLTFIHTRGHASHHFCIHDSGANALFAGDAFGLSRMSSMRPGPAFTVCTSSPPEFEPEEARISVKRILDSGAEWVYQTHFGYFSDLQTRAEQLLRSIGDLEEIGREAAATDLVGDAIQDYCHPRVIAAFEAHLKRCGVADVNADMVWLAEDIRLNAMGLGFYVERLRRGV; encoded by the coding sequence ATGCCCACACCACCGGCCTCAGTCATCACCATCGACTGCCACTATGATCACCCGGAGCGGGCCGCCGCCTTCCTCATTCTCGAAGGCGACCGGGCGGCCTTCGTGGACAACAACACAACCCTTGCCGTACCCCATCTGCTGGCGGCACTCGCCGAAAACGGCTATACGCCGGAACAGGTGGACTATGCCATCGTGACCCACATCCACCTCGATCACGCCGGGGGTACTGCGGAACTGGTCAAGCATTGCCCGAATGCCACCGTGCTGGCCCACCCCCGGGCGGCGCGCCACCTGATCGATCCCTCGCGCATCGTTGCGGGCGCCACGGCGGTCTATGGTGCGGAGACTTTTGCCAAGCGTTATGGCGTCATTGAGCCCGTGGATGAATCGCGCGTTCGGATCATGGAAGACGGAGAGCGCCTGGCCTGGGGTGGCAGGACCTTGACCTTCATCCACACGCGCGGCCACGCAAGCCATCATTTCTGCATTCATGATTCGGGCGCAAACGCGCTCTTTGCGGGAGACGCCTTCGGCCTGTCGCGCATGTCCTCCATGCGCCCCGGCCCGGCCTTTACCGTGTGTACTTCATCTCCCCCCGAATTTGAGCCGGAGGAAGCCAGAATCAGCGTGAAGCGCATCCTGGACAGCGGCGCGGAATGGGTCTACCAGACCCATTTCGGCTACTTCTCCGATCTTCAGACCCGCGCGGAGCAACTGTTGCGCTCGATCGGCGATCTGGAGGAGATCGGGCGGGAAGCCGCAGCCACCGACCTCGTCGGCGACGCCATTCAGGACTATTGTCATCCGCGAGTTATCGCGGCCTTTGAGGCCCATCTGAAGCGCTGCGGAGTGGCGGATGTGAACGCCGACATGGTCTGGCTCGCAGAGGACATTCGCCTCAACGCCATGGGCCTCGGCTTCTACGTGGAGCGGTTGCGCCGGGGCGTCTGA
- the glgP gene encoding alpha-glucan family phosphorylase, which translates to MATVSKFTVVPRLPERLKALSDIAHNLWWCWNHDAIDLFHRLDRDLWTEVNQNPCIMLGRMSQLRLEDLADDDSFLAHMDRVAASLNTYMSSNTWKERNPEAPDNFCVAYMSAEFGLHESLRIYSGGLGILAGDHLKAASDLGLPLVGIGLLYRGGYFSQYLSSDGWQQETYPHNDFYNIAITHERDAQGAPLTIQVPYPEGMVTAYVWRCQVGRVPLYLLDCDHPDNPPAAKAITAQLYGGDRETRVRQEIMLGMGGVYTMHALGIQPTTYHMNEGHAAFMALQRIKDLVKDEGLKFEEAIETVKANSFFTTHTPVPAGNDMFEAALVERYFGSYCREVGIPFERLLQLGRQNPSDTHEPFCMTVLALRLSAGANGVSKLHGEVARNMWNLTWKGVPEDEVPITSITNGIHTRSVISRDLSDLYDRYLGPGWVNSPDDHSIWQRIDDVPDTELWRTHERRRERLVNFARRRLVKQHENRGATDAELRICREVLNPDALTIGFARRFATYKRATLILKDPERLERILTNPGRPVQFIIAGKAHPQDAAGKQLIRELYQVGRDPDLQRHFIFLEDYDINVARYMVQGVDCWLNTPRRPMEASGTSGMKASANGALNISIPDGWWCEAEHLGPNGWSIGRGENYESLEEQDRVESEMLYELLEKEVVPTFYERGSDDLPREWIRRMKSAIRTIGPVFNTYRMVQEYTDRCYIPSGQRRNALRANKRAGACALAAWKQRIQAHWPQVSIVRVESGPSENLPVGTNLAVAAELQLGELTSADVTVEIYFGALNAEGQIVDGASSEMASAPGVKNGLSRFEGSIKCDRTGQLGFTVRVIPNHDDLAQKHETALITWA; encoded by the coding sequence ATGGCGACTGTATCTAAATTTACCGTGGTGCCGAGACTTCCCGAGCGGCTGAAGGCCCTCTCCGATATCGCCCACAACCTATGGTGGTGCTGGAACCATGACGCAATCGATTTGTTCCACCGCCTTGATCGGGATTTGTGGACGGAAGTGAACCAGAACCCCTGCATCATGCTGGGGCGCATGAGCCAGCTCCGCCTGGAAGATCTGGCGGACGACGACAGCTTTCTGGCCCACATGGATCGGGTGGCGGCGAGTCTGAACACGTACATGTCTTCCAACACGTGGAAGGAGCGGAATCCCGAAGCGCCGGACAACTTCTGCGTGGCCTATATGTCGGCGGAGTTTGGCCTGCACGAGTCACTGCGAATCTATTCCGGGGGCCTGGGTATTCTCGCGGGCGACCACTTGAAGGCCGCGAGCGATCTTGGTCTGCCCCTGGTGGGGATTGGCCTGCTGTATCGCGGCGGCTACTTCAGCCAGTATCTCAGCTCCGATGGCTGGCAGCAGGAAACCTATCCGCACAACGATTTCTACAATATCGCCATCACCCACGAGCGGGACGCTCAGGGCGCGCCCCTGACGATTCAGGTGCCTTATCCCGAAGGGATGGTGACGGCCTATGTGTGGCGCTGCCAGGTGGGCCGGGTGCCCCTCTATCTGCTGGACTGCGATCACCCGGACAACCCGCCGGCGGCGAAGGCGATCACGGCCCAGCTCTACGGCGGCGACCGCGAGACGCGGGTGCGCCAGGAGATCATGCTGGGCATGGGCGGGGTGTATACGATGCACGCGCTGGGGATCCAGCCGACAACCTATCACATGAATGAAGGTCACGCGGCGTTCATGGCCCTGCAGCGGATCAAGGATCTGGTGAAGGACGAGGGGCTGAAGTTTGAAGAGGCCATTGAAACGGTGAAGGCGAACAGCTTCTTCACGACGCACACGCCGGTGCCCGCGGGCAACGACATGTTCGAAGCGGCGCTGGTGGAGCGCTATTTCGGCAGCTACTGCCGGGAGGTGGGCATTCCCTTCGAGCGCCTGCTCCAGCTCGGACGCCAGAACCCGAGCGATACCCACGAACCCTTCTGCATGACGGTGCTCGCGCTGCGCCTATCGGCGGGGGCGAACGGCGTGAGCAAGCTCCACGGCGAAGTGGCGCGCAACATGTGGAACCTTACCTGGAAGGGCGTACCCGAAGACGAAGTGCCCATTACATCGATCACGAACGGTATCCACACGCGCAGCGTTATCTCACGCGATCTTTCCGACCTCTACGATCGGTATCTCGGACCCGGCTGGGTAAACAGCCCGGACGATCACAGCATCTGGCAGCGTATCGACGATGTGCCGGACACGGAGTTGTGGCGCACCCACGAACGGCGTCGCGAGCGCCTGGTGAATTTTGCGCGCCGCCGTCTGGTGAAGCAGCATGAGAACCGGGGCGCCACCGATGCGGAGTTGCGGATCTGCCGGGAAGTGCTGAATCCCGACGCGCTGACCATCGGTTTCGCGCGTCGCTTCGCCACCTATAAGCGGGCCACGCTCATCCTGAAGGATCCCGAGCGTCTGGAGCGCATCCTCACGAATCCGGGCCGCCCGGTGCAGTTCATCATCGCCGGTAAGGCCCATCCGCAGGATGCGGCGGGCAAGCAACTGATACGCGAACTCTACCAGGTGGGGCGCGACCCCGACCTCCAGCGCCATTTCATTTTCCTGGAAGATTACGATATCAACGTGGCGCGCTATATGGTGCAGGGGGTGGACTGCTGGCTCAACACGCCGCGCCGCCCGATGGAAGCCAGTGGAACGAGCGGCATGAAGGCCTCGGCCAACGGCGCGCTGAACATCAGCATCCCCGACGGCTGGTGGTGCGAGGCGGAGCACCTTGGCCCGAACGGCTGGAGTATTGGCCGTGGTGAAAATTATGAGAGCCTGGAAGAGCAGGATCGCGTCGAGAGCGAAATGCTGTACGAATTGCTGGAAAAAGAAGTGGTGCCGACCTTCTACGAGCGCGGCAGCGATGACCTTCCCCGGGAGTGGATACGCCGGATGAAATCGGCCATCCGCACGATAGGGCCCGTATTCAACACCTATCGCATGGTGCAGGAATACACCGATCGCTGCTACATTCCCTCGGGACAGCGGCGCAACGCGCTTCGGGCCAACAAGCGGGCGGGAGCCTGCGCGCTGGCGGCCTGGAAGCAGCGAATTCAGGCCCACTGGCCGCAGGTTTCTATCGTGCGTGTGGAATCGGGCCCCTCGGAGAATCTGCCGGTGGGCACGAATCTGGCCGTGGCGGCGGAGCTTCAACTGGGCGAACTCACGAGCGCCGATGTGACGGTGGAAATCTACTTTGGCGCGCTGAACGCCGAAGGGCAGATTGTGGATGGTGCGAGCAGCGAAATGGCCTCCGCACCGGGCGTGAAGAACGGGCTGTCGCGATTTGAGGGTTCCATCAAGTGCGACCGGACGGGCCAGCTTGGCTTTACCGTGCGCGTTATTCCGAATCATGATGATCTGGCGCAGAAACACGAGACCGCGCTGATCACCTGGGCTTGA
- a CDS encoding DUF4184 family protein, with product MPFTFAHPAAVLWCARWERVGAPLSAFVVGSLSPDFEYFLRLRMLSFYSHSALGILTFCVPVGIVVYVLYQSVIAPALYRNLPRPIVNRLPEPGQLREKRVRHMALVPPALAFGAATHILWDGFTHGNGPFVLHWPVLETEMLGLPLYKYLQHGSTLAGFAIMGVWFLLRRPEEYRRVRSTDGGYWPIVTLLFLGALVVLQQVRPGLAPAKLVIQCIVGLFVALLIAGFWFRVKIRIDRN from the coding sequence ATGCCCTTCACTTTTGCCCATCCCGCAGCGGTGCTGTGGTGCGCGCGCTGGGAGCGCGTCGGTGCGCCACTTTCCGCCTTTGTAGTCGGCAGCTTGAGTCCCGATTTCGAGTATTTTCTGCGGCTGCGCATGCTGAGTTTCTACAGCCACAGCGCCTTGGGCATTCTAACGTTCTGCGTGCCCGTCGGGATTGTAGTCTACGTGCTGTACCAGAGTGTGATTGCGCCGGCACTCTATCGAAACCTGCCGCGCCCCATCGTCAATCGGCTGCCCGAGCCCGGTCAACTTCGGGAAAAGCGCGTTCGACACATGGCGCTGGTCCCGCCGGCGCTCGCCTTCGGCGCCGCCACCCACATTCTCTGGGATGGTTTTACCCATGGAAACGGACCCTTTGTACTCCACTGGCCGGTGCTGGAAACCGAAATGCTGGGTCTACCGTTGTATAAATACCTGCAACACGGCAGCACCCTCGCGGGCTTCGCCATCATGGGAGTCTGGTTTCTGCTTCGGCGGCCGGAGGAATACCGCAGGGTAAGAAGTACCGATGGCGGGTATTGGCCAATCGTTACGCTCCTGTTTCTTGGCGCACTCGTCGTGTTGCAGCAAGTCCGGCCCGGCCTGGCGCCTGCCAAACTCGTAATCCAGTGCATCGTCGGGCTTTTTGTAGCCCTGCTCATTGCTGGCTTCTGGTTTCGCGTGAAAATCCGGATTGACCGCAACTAA
- a CDS encoding nucleotidyl transferase AbiEii/AbiGii toxin family protein, with amino-acid sequence MKLPRDTASSVQRSLVRLSKERHADPNHVFLQYAFERFLYRLSVSPHVDTLVLKGAVLFTAWTGKEQRPTRDLDFLAYGTPDPDKFAELLGELCRTPVNTDDGICFEEDSIAVSVIGEHRNYTGVHASLITTLSTARLKLRIDVGFGDVVTPAAVRIAFPVLLDFPAPWIRAYTRESVVAEKLHAMVALGLANSRMKDFYDTLVILEQFSIEGDTLAKAIKQTFDNRKTAIPEDVPYPLTDAFAADTGKQTQWDAFIKRSRLIDTPPDFPDVVCQLRECLLGHLDAARTLSGHH; translated from the coding sequence GTGAAGTTACCGCGTGATACCGCTTCAAGTGTGCAGCGAAGTCTGGTCCGCCTCAGCAAAGAGCGTCACGCGGACCCCAACCACGTGTTTCTTCAGTACGCCTTTGAGCGGTTCCTCTACCGTCTGTCTGTTTCACCGCACGTGGATACGCTTGTACTGAAAGGCGCGGTGCTGTTTACCGCTTGGACGGGAAAGGAGCAGCGCCCGACGAGAGACCTGGACTTTCTGGCCTATGGCACCCCAGACCCCGATAAATTTGCAGAGCTTCTGGGCGAATTATGCCGAACGCCCGTGAATACCGACGACGGCATATGCTTCGAAGAGGATTCGATAGCGGTCTCCGTCATCGGGGAGCATCGAAACTATACCGGTGTCCATGCGAGCTTGATTACAACCCTGTCCACCGCGAGACTTAAACTCCGGATTGATGTGGGATTTGGCGATGTCGTAACGCCGGCGGCCGTTCGGATAGCTTTTCCCGTACTTCTGGACTTTCCAGCGCCCTGGATTCGGGCGTACACGAGGGAATCCGTCGTTGCCGAAAAACTACATGCCATGGTTGCACTTGGGCTTGCAAACAGCCGGATGAAAGACTTTTACGATACGCTGGTTATTTTGGAGCAATTCAGCATCGAGGGTGACACACTGGCGAAGGCGATCAAGCAAACCTTTGATAACCGAAAAACGGCAATACCTGAAGACGTGCCCTACCCGCTGACGGATGCCTTTGCCGCCGATACGGGCAAGCAGACCCAGTGGGATGCATTCATAAAACGTAGCAGACTCATAGATACTCCGCCTGATTTCCCGGATGTTGTGTGTCAACTTCGCGAATGTCTTCTGGGACATCTGGATGCAGCCAGAACATTGTCGGGACACCACTGA
- a CDS encoding type IV toxin-antitoxin system AbiEi family antitoxin domain-containing protein, whose translation MESGTLEKIDHLMRRSGVLRARDLAAEGVHAETVRRLCQAGAIERVGRGLYTVPDQPVSEYYALTLVASRVPRAVVCLLSALRFHEIGTQHPHEVWIALRNGSSTPVTDAVALRVVRFSGPSFDEGREVHLLDGVPTTIYCPAKTVADCFKFRNRVGLDVAIEALKDCIHNQRCTIDELFHFASICRVARIMRPYVEAVTG comes from the coding sequence ATGGAATCGGGTACCCTCGAAAAAATCGACCATCTTATGCGGCGTAGTGGCGTTTTGCGCGCACGCGACCTGGCGGCGGAAGGCGTGCATGCGGAAACCGTGCGGAGACTCTGCCAAGCGGGCGCCATCGAACGGGTCGGGCGAGGGTTATATACCGTGCCCGATCAACCGGTGTCCGAGTATTATGCGCTGACGTTGGTGGCTTCAAGGGTGCCGCGCGCGGTAGTCTGCCTCCTGTCCGCCCTACGGTTTCATGAAATCGGCACCCAGCATCCTCATGAAGTCTGGATTGCGCTGCGGAATGGAAGCAGTACCCCAGTGACCGACGCGGTGGCGCTGCGGGTCGTCCGGTTTTCCGGCCCATCCTTTGACGAGGGACGGGAAGTCCACCTGCTGGACGGGGTGCCGACCACCATCTATTGTCCAGCCAAGACGGTGGCCGACTGCTTCAAGTTTCGTAATCGTGTCGGACTGGATGTGGCGATTGAGGCGCTGAAGGACTGCATTCACAATCAGCGATGCACGATCGACGAACTCTTTCACTTCGCATCGATCTGCCGGGTCGCGCGTATCATGCGACCCTATGTCGAGGCGGTTACAGGGTGA
- the ftsA gene encoding cell division protein FtsA: MARKGEIVGAVDFGSREVRVVVALEGRDGSVQILGHGTAQGRGCVSQGLIQDLNAAQRALKQALNAAEKEAGVKLPSLFCGLSGTNVESFIRDGHVKLDHGVVEMAHLEEALDLASRDILSPGKHVVSSVTSQEWYVDDLRVSDPVGIRGSVLKTRVHFAQIPSVIEDNIITCIESQGRELEDLVFLPIAAALGCLTPEDKELGVAVLDMGRSTTSLAMYRDRRILTTQCFDWGGFHITRDVAAGLQVSFEEADELVLEYGLSESLIQRELSPGKLGSAVPDDTSKGRSAQIKLKSAVHGAPSVVDRDELEMIIFERSRELLNKVHQYINSRGMSKHLVRGIILTGGAAAIRNQVALAEAVFQVPARQGRPDSLDVSPQPVQSTAFTPVVGVARHGFEFRSAVRHGRVKMQRGPVGAFFQAIGGFFGKYFF, translated from the coding sequence GTGGCCAGGAAAGGTGAGATTGTCGGCGCCGTCGATTTCGGCTCCCGTGAAGTGCGCGTGGTGGTGGCGCTTGAGGGCCGCGACGGATCGGTGCAAATCCTTGGCCATGGTACGGCGCAGGGCCGCGGCTGCGTGTCGCAGGGCCTGATCCAGGATCTGAACGCGGCCCAGCGGGCGCTGAAACAGGCGCTGAACGCGGCGGAAAAAGAGGCGGGCGTGAAGCTGCCGTCTCTTTTTTGCGGACTCAGCGGGACCAACGTGGAAAGCTTCATCCGCGACGGCCATGTGAAACTCGATCACGGTGTGGTGGAGATGGCGCATCTGGAAGAGGCGCTCGATCTCGCTTCACGCGACATCCTCTCGCCGGGCAAGCACGTTGTGTCTTCCGTCACCTCCCAGGAGTGGTACGTGGACGATCTGCGCGTGAGCGATCCCGTGGGTATCCGCGGGAGCGTGTTGAAGACCCGCGTCCACTTCGCCCAGATTCCTTCCGTCATCGAAGACAACATCATTACCTGTATCGAGTCGCAGGGGCGCGAGCTGGAAGACCTGGTCTTCCTCCCCATTGCGGCGGCCCTGGGTTGCCTCACGCCGGAAGATAAAGAGCTCGGCGTGGCCGTGCTCGACATGGGCCGGAGCACCACCAGCCTGGCCATGTACCGCGACCGCCGCATTCTCACCACCCAGTGCTTTGACTGGGGCGGCTTCCATATCACCCGCGACGTGGCGGCGGGCCTTCAGGTCTCCTTCGAGGAGGCCGACGAGCTTGTATTGGAATACGGCCTGTCTGAGTCGCTCATTCAGCGCGAACTCTCGCCCGGCAAGCTCGGCAGCGCGGTGCCCGACGACACCTCAAAAGGCCGCTCCGCGCAGATTAAGCTCAAGAGCGCGGTGCATGGCGCGCCCTCGGTGGTCGATCGCGATGAACTGGAAATGATCATCTTCGAGCGCTCCCGGGAACTGCTCAACAAGGTTCACCAGTACATCAACTCCCGGGGCATGTCCAAGCACCTCGTGCGCGGCATCATCCTGACGGGCGGGGCGGCGGCCATCCGGAATCAGGTGGCCCTGGCCGAAGCCGTGTTCCAAGTGCCCGCGCGCCAGGGCCGTCCCGATAGTCTGGATGTGTCGCCCCAGCCGGTGCAGAGCACGGCCTTCACCCCGGTGGTGGGTGTTGCCCGCCATGGCTTCGAGTTTCGCTCGGCGGTGCGCCACGGTCGCGTGAAGATGCAGCGCGGCCCGGTGGGTGCCTTTTTTCAGGCGATCGGCGGTTTTTTCGGGAAGTATTTTTTCTGA
- the rpsD gene encoding 30S ribosomal protein S4 → MGKYIGPKHKLCRRLGSCIWGSAKCPSNKRPFAPGQHGQNIRRKMSVYGQQLLEKQKIRTHYGLMERQMRKTFTEAQRMGGVTGTNLLMLLESRLDCICFRLGYAPTITAARQLVNHGHILVNGKKVDIPSFRVLPGMVIGIRERSKKVPMIAEGVEHPPIAIPEYLDRPSKSFEGRMTSLPNAETLPFKAETAGVIGFYSR, encoded by the coding sequence ATGGGCAAGTACATTGGACCCAAACACAAATTATGCCGCCGACTCGGATCTTGCATCTGGGGCAGCGCGAAATGCCCCTCCAACAAGCGTCCCTTTGCCCCCGGGCAGCACGGCCAGAACATCCGCCGCAAAATGTCGGTATATGGCCAGCAGCTTCTGGAAAAGCAGAAAATCCGCACCCACTACGGCCTGATGGAACGCCAGATGCGCAAGACCTTCACCGAAGCCCAGCGCATGGGCGGCGTTACCGGCACCAACCTGCTGATGCTCCTGGAGAGCCGGCTGGACTGCATCTGCTTCCGCCTCGGCTACGCCCCCACCATCACCGCCGCGCGCCAGCTCGTCAACCATGGCCACATCCTGGTGAACGGCAAGAAGGTGGACATCCCCTCCTTCCGCGTCCTGCCCGGCATGGTCATCGGTATCCGCGAACGCAGCAAGAAGGTCCCCATGATCGCGGAAGGTGTGGAGCATCCCCCCATCGCGATTCCGGAATACCTCGACCGTCCGTCGAAGTCTTTCGAGGGCCGCATGACCTCGCTGCCCAACGCGGAAACCCTTCCCTTCAAGGCCGAAACGGCCGGGGTTATCGGTTTCTACTCGCGCTGA
- a CDS encoding adenylosuccinate synthase encodes MSIEIVVGANWGDEGKGRMVDYLAQNADFVVRFQGGNNAGHTVVNEFGLFKLHLLPSGVFNPKAINILGPGMVIDLQGLAEELADLKSKGINPQIRISDRATICFPFHRLQDAWEEDRLGAKAYGSTRRGIAPAYGDRTVKKGIQIGELLYPERLKQRLADVMEWKELQSGLYNKNGALCFEETLAWVEKYSAVVRDLICDTTVLLDEAAKSGKNILFEAQLGTLRDLNFGIYPFTTSSCALAAYAPVGGGLFGHNLDRVLAVVKAFSTCVGEGPFVTRMNDEDANKLREIAEEYGAATGRPRTIGHFDAVATRYGVRIQGATEVALTKLDSLSGQDTLKICTHYDFHGEKTDNFPINAVLEESTPVYEEVPGWKEDITGVREFSALPKTAQDYVLRIEELIQCRIRYVSVGPERESLIDRGMA; translated from the coding sequence ATGAGCATAGAAATTGTCGTGGGCGCCAATTGGGGCGACGAGGGCAAGGGGCGCATGGTGGATTACCTCGCCCAGAACGCGGATTTTGTCGTACGTTTTCAGGGCGGCAACAATGCGGGCCACACCGTAGTCAATGAGTTCGGCCTTTTCAAGCTCCATCTCCTCCCCTCCGGGGTCTTCAACCCGAAAGCGATAAACATCCTGGGCCCCGGCATGGTCATCGACCTTCAGGGCCTCGCCGAAGAACTGGCCGATCTGAAATCCAAGGGGATCAATCCCCAGATCCGCATTTCCGATCGCGCCACCATCTGCTTTCCGTTCCACCGCCTTCAGGACGCCTGGGAAGAAGACCGCCTGGGCGCCAAAGCCTATGGCTCCACCCGCCGCGGCATCGCCCCGGCCTACGGCGACCGTACGGTGAAAAAAGGCATCCAGATCGGCGAATTGCTCTACCCCGAGCGCCTCAAGCAGCGCCTCGCCGATGTCATGGAGTGGAAAGAGCTCCAGTCGGGCCTCTACAACAAGAACGGCGCCCTCTGCTTTGAAGAAACCCTCGCCTGGGTCGAGAAGTACAGCGCCGTTGTTCGCGATCTGATCTGCGACACCACGGTCCTCCTCGATGAAGCCGCCAAATCCGGCAAGAATATCCTCTTCGAGGCCCAGCTCGGCACCCTGCGCGATCTGAACTTCGGCATCTACCCCTTTACCACCTCGTCTTGCGCGCTCGCGGCCTATGCGCCCGTCGGCGGCGGCCTCTTCGGCCATAATCTGGACCGGGTGCTCGCCGTGGTCAAGGCCTTCTCCACCTGCGTGGGCGAGGGACCTTTTGTCACCCGTATGAACGATGAAGACGCCAACAAATTGCGCGAAATTGCCGAGGAATACGGCGCCGCCACCGGTCGCCCCCGGACTATCGGCCACTTCGACGCCGTCGCCACACGCTACGGCGTGCGTATTCAGGGCGCCACGGAAGTGGCCCTGACCAAGCTGGACAGCCTGAGCGGCCAGGACACGCTGAAGATTTGCACCCACTACGATTTCCACGGCGAAAAGACGGACAACTTCCCCATCAACGCCGTGCTCGAAGAATCCACCCCCGTGTACGAAGAAGTGCCCGGCTGGAAAGAAGACATCACCGGCGTGCGCGAGTTCAGCGCCCTGCCGAAGACCGCGCAGGACTACGTGCTGCGAATCGAAGAACTGATCCAGTGCCGGATCCGCTATGTGTCCGTGGGCCCTGAGCGCGAGTCCCTCATCGATCGCGGGATGGCGTAA